The following coding sequences lie in one Drosophila bipectinata strain 14024-0381.07 chromosome XR, DbipHiC1v2, whole genome shotgun sequence genomic window:
- the mxc gene encoding treacle protein isoform X2 → MESIVLHSDVARLVLGYLVNQNLTRAANTLCRTSPHLRHEFLALKQGLQTHNFLNGGLEDIICEHVKITGLVANALQKLPLEARLNLQQLKLSERVNELITSSERSTHSTTNNESSTTGEPSNSHSHRKRMHRHTQSPLDTLSSPSLSKRPRLLPPHFYCSVNREKPKLSFLANKDDQEGDEEEDEGSSTTATEDLEEELASVDGPGPRNNSTPRQVNAAANPLVFTPQTMPLASAIIKDQKFKETLVNNINIALQSVTVTNPTVSCEAVLDGLVKNILEATERDPSFDRIIQEVVSGDDPLELAEASQAPPVLNPAPTVVPVGAQAPMEAITVPDQAEIREPVPPQTPLIIRTAVTAATTGTNADPNFSISKLIVVNANESVQKMPGGESGNLSFTSDGLNLNFGDPTAMLSDADAAQVCVDATTGQLTFPMYLSNGGLLSHFPFLVNNEWVAQQLGPDAFANVEDSHIEISLPEPITLSANQLPPNSIIINSAQKQPPQPPPSEPPAQLIAEENIAQKKEEKNEKEQEHQRTMPQEEQLKLPPASLDSSRQVMERVTPSTAGIINVKAFRSLSTPRKRTSHVRTLTFSPKVGGPLGGALHPTTPLSTRRTGLLAKAKEKPVIKQVEIIQTPTEVSAYESTEGVPPLFAMDMECSNQTVIRAHPPAAPLVATPKRKQKRQAAVKACKRIISQAETEAKPMNKDNDKDNEKGKGKEKNKEEKKPKPKESAENSTAHDDSTEASKENVHEEKEKKLSTESEAGAAEGAATTEADDLMAAWKRQMHGSQNDLENRLREINSKREEAVKTVVRVRRPKKKETPTTGRTKKASILATQQTKKSPPNRKGTQRSGGEPVEKISIKITTPQKPKAVRKKKDSVNKEPPNEEPPPSEPIDLGLPKEQEKLLAPPNMAMLLDTPFKASPRGDAAEGQPGDPAGQGGVSGGSGEGEPAIPPTPGTAILPLDTPYGKIPTSSFLFGSDTKSIMNTPQLSAITPGFRCTPFGQMPGTPLGSAAKTEYSSGSSYYRPDEAEHTDANAQCAIQQWEEMKEKQAEEETEGSDLKNSKEEPPAKDAKEQPSQLDPEPPVVLAVEPTVLRRVRSFGCEAVDSVESATAGSYPSDQQQQPHYKLLRGLPEAIIEGSSNSSSSATSTSSSSSSSSSSSSSSSSSSTSSQSSHGEKEEGELGSADAEKKEEKVESKESEVLLNLDNLSNISSTEDEEWLKTAGVGSGSQSAVLPGLSIDSQPGQLLSQDGEVRYPIRNWLTPSKESQQAQEATKTIGELLARFGDKDPPPPPPVAELPPPPPPAAEFTQPPPPPLPPVSVSESVPPPPPEEQTTPVPGPSQNIKEQRQQLDEKRQRVMAKVKEKEKSQPAKVQGKKTAASKKLTAIRESAKLANPSSQKSPKKCEHLEANKNKAAKHEDPPKKAQALDSSSPQKLIKVTEAEEKEKEEEVAEPETTPSSALDPALLMALNLSVKKQEPPPASTITKPKVARAAVEIAAQPAPGKRGRPKRCQNGEPPKISMRRSSRLVDHKPASPDEPGGKATSQETQKTSKAQAKATTKKPAKKKVETRPPSTTPMGSRLPLVAEAQTTRDSPDNQQPPPVLQGIPEQPDEPPNDSASDPNDSDYELDLCMSKDQERHHFSIIYEDNGSKPVNSVARQPANFFKNYQMRLMTEDDQLHTMSIGSLNHVFVGKPLVVIRNIPKKRIRRLTSNSGGVATPAAPSNQPTATSTPLAEKLDARCVSLPQDENDLEVANINTNLSGGEKSEDLQDKDKNQSSHSVEIEDIESILSHLHGT, encoded by the exons ATGGAGTCCATAGTGCTGCACTCTGATGTTGCACGTCTGGTTTTGG GCTACTTGGTGAATCAGAATCTGACGAGAGCCGCTAACACACTGTGCCGCACTTCGCCCCACCTGCGCCACGAGTTTCTGGCCCTTAAACAGGGTCTTCAGACGCACAATTTCCTCAATGGCGGCCTCGAGGACATCATCTGCGAGCATGTCAAGATCACCGGATTGG TGGCCAATGCACTACAGAAGCTTCCCCTGGAAGCACGTCTCAATCTGCAGCAGCTGAAATTGTCGGAGCGGGTCAACGAACTGATTACCTCGTCGGAACGGAGCACCCACAGCACCACCAACAATGAGAGCAGCACTACAGGAGAGCCCAGCAATTCGCATTCTCATAGGAAACGAATGCACCG ACACACTCAATCCCCGTTGGACACCTTATCCTCGCCTTCCCTTAGCAAGCGCCCCCGTTTGCTGCCACCGCATTTTTATTGCAGCGTCAACCGCGAAAAGCCAAAGCTAAGTTTCCTGGCCAATAAGGACGACCAAGAGggggacgaggaggaggatgaaGGCAGCAGCACCACGGCGACTGAGGATCTGGAAGAGGAGTTGGCAAGCGTTGACGGACCTGGCCCGCGAAACAATTCCACGCCTCGCCAAGTCAACGCAGCGGCCAATCCACTTGTGTTCACACCGCAAACTATGCCG CTGGCTAGTGCGATTATCAAGgatcaaaaattcaaagagaCTCTGGTAAATAACATCAACATAGCGCTACAGTCGGTGACGGTCACCAATCCCACCGTGAGCTGCGAAGCGGTGTTGGATGGTCTTGTGAAAAACATTTTGGAGGCCACGGAAAGGGATCCGTCCTTCGATCGTATTATTCAGGAGGTGGTTTCGGGAGATGATCCCTTGGAACTAGCGGAGGCGTCTCAGGCACCACCCGTTTTAAATCCGGCTCCGACAGTGGTTCCGGTAGGAGCACAGGCACCTATGGAGGCCATTACAGTTCCAGACCAAGCGGAGATACGCGAACCCGTGCCGCCACAAACACCTCTCATAATCCGCACAGCTGTTACTGCGGCCACAACTGGCACCAATGCCGATCCCAACTTCTCTATCTCAAAGCTGATTGTGGTAAACGCCAACGAGAGTGTTCAGAAGATGCCTGGCGGGGAGTCAGGCAACTTGAGCTTCACCAGTGACGGGTTGAACCTTAACTTTGGTGATCCCACGGCCATGCTGTCGGATGCGGATGCTGCTCAGGTGTGCGTGGATGCCACAACAGGGCAACTGACGTTTCCCATGTACCTCTCCAATGGGGGCCTGCTCTCGCACTTCCCCTTTCTAGTGAACAACGAGTGGGTGGCCCAGCAACTCGGACCCGATGCCTTTGCCAACGTGGAGGACTCTCACATCGAAATCTCGTTGCCGGAGCCCATTACCCTGTCGGCCAATCAGCTGCCGCCAAACTccatcatcatcaacagtGCCCAAAAGCAACcacctcagcctccgccatcGGAGCCCCCGGCACAGCTGATAGCCGAGGAGAACATAGCccagaaaaaggaggaaaaaaatGAGAAGGAGCAAGAGCACCAGAGGACAATGCCACAGGAGGAACAGCTCAAGCTCCCGCCTGCCTCGCTGGACTCTTCGCGGCAAGTTATGGAGCGCGTTACACCCTCCACGGCGGGAATCATCAATGTGAAGGCTTTCCGCAGCCTTTCCACTCCGCGGAAGCGAACCTCCCATGTCCGTACTCTCACCTTCTCCCCCAAAGTGGGCGGTCCATTGGGTGGTGCCCTCCATCCCACAACACCGCTCTCCACCCGGCGTACCGGATTGCTGGCAAAAGCGAAAGAGAAACCTGTCATAAAGCAAGTGGAGATTATTCAGACCCCCACTGAAGTCAGCGCGTACGAGTCCACGGAAGGTGTACCTCCCCTCTTCGCCATGGACATGGAGTGCAGCAATCAGACGGTGATCCGAGCCCATCCGCCCGCGGCTCCTTTGGTGGCAACTCCCAAGAGAAAACAGAAACGCCAGGCGGCGGTAAAGGCCTGCAAGCGGATTATATCGCAGGCGGAAACGGAGGCCAAGCCAATGAATAAAGACAACGACAAGGACAACGAGAAGGGGAAGGGGAAGGAAAAGAATAAGGAGGAGAAAAAGCCTAAACCCAAGGAAAGTGCGGAAAACTCCACAGCCCACGACGACAGTACAGAGGCGAGCAAGGAGAACGTCCACgaggaaaaggaaaagaagCTGTCTACCGAATCGGAGGCAGGAGCTGCAGAGGGAGCTGCAACCACAGAGGCCGACGATCTTATGGCCGCCTGGAAGCGGCAGATGCACGGCTCCCAGAACGATCTGGAGAATCGGCTGCGGGAGATCAACTCCAAGCGGGAGGAGGCCGTCAAAACTGTAGTTCGCGTGCGGCGGCCCAAGAAGAAGGAGACCCCCACCACAGGAAGGACCAAGAAGGCCAGCATCCTTGCCACTCAGCAGACCAAAAAGTCGCCGCCAAATCGCAAGGGGACCCAGCGTAGTGGCGGTGAACCTGTGGAGAAGATTAGCATTAAGATAACCACACCCCAGAAACCAAAAGCGGTCAGAAAGAAGAAGGACTCCGTCAATAAGGAGCCACCAAATGAGGAGCCACCGCCCAGTGAACCAATAGATTTAGGGCTTCCGAAAGAGCAGGAGAAGCTCCTAGCTCCTCCCAACATGGCCATGCTGCTTGACACGCCTTTCAAGGCATCGCCTCGAGGAGACGCGGCCGAGGGACAGCCAGGAGACCCTGCGGGACAAGGCGGTGTGTCCGGTGGTTCTGGGGAAGGAGAACCCGCCATTCCACCCACTCCGGGCACTGCGATTCTTCCGTTGGATACCCCATACGGCAAGATTCCGACCAGTTCGTTCCTCTTTGGGTCGGACACAAAAAGTATAATGAACACGCCCCAGCTGAGCGCAATTACGCCGGGATTCCGATGCACACCCTTCGGCCAGATGCCGGGCACTCCACTGGGCAGCGCTGCTAAGACGGAGTACTCCTCCGGCAGCTCCTATTACCGGCCGGACGAGGCGGAGCACACGGATGCGAATGCGCAGTGCGCCATCCAGCAATGGGAGGAAATGAAGGAGAAGCAGGCTGAGGAGGAGACGGAAGGAAGTGATCTCAAGAACAGCAAAGAAGAGCCGCCGGCTAAGGATGCAAAGGAGCAGCCGAGCCAACTGGATCCGGAGCCACCAGTCGTCCTAGCTGTGGAACCCACAGTACTACGTCGGGTGCGTTCCTTTGGTTGCGAGGCAGTGGACAGTGTCGAGTCCGCCACGGCCGGCTCGTATCCGTCggatcagcagcagcagccgcactACAAGCTTCTGCGCGGACTGCCCGAAGCAATAATAGAAGGCTCCAGCAACTCCAGCTCCTCGGCGACCAGCACCTCCTCCTCGTCCAGCTCGAGTTccagctccagcagcagctcctCCTCAAGCTCCACGTCGTCACAATCTTCTCACGGCGAAAAGGAGGAAGGCGAACTGGGGTCGGCAGACGCGGAGAAGAAAGAGGAGAAGGTGGAGTCCAAGGAGAGCGAGGTTCTGCTCAACCTGGACAATCTTTCCAACATTAGCAGCACCGAGGACGAGGAGTGGCTCAAAACGGCGGGTGTTGGGTCGGGCTCGCAGAGCGCCGTGCTTCCAGGGCTCTCGATCGATAGCCAGCCGGGTCAGTTGCTGAGTCAGGACGGTGAAGTGCGCTATCCGATAAGGAACTGGCTGACTCCCAGCAAGGAATCCCAGCAAGCACAGGAGGCGACAAAAACCATCGGGGAGCTACTTGCACGATTCGGAGATAAAGATCCGCCACCGCCTCCCCCAGTTGCGGAACTTccaccacctccaccaccaGCCGCGGAATTTACACAACCTCCTCCACCACCATTACCGCCAGTATCAGTATCAGAATCAGTTCCACCTCCGCCTCCCGAGGAACAGACTACCCCGGTTCCTGGACCCTCCCAAAACATCAaggagcagcggcagcagctggACGAAAAGCGCCAGAGAGTAATGGCCAAGGTCAAGGAGAAGGAGAAATCGCAGCCAGCCAAGGTGCAGGGCAAGAAGACCGCAGCCAGTAAGAAGCTAACGGCCATCCGGGAGTCCGCCAAACTGGCAAATCCCAGCAGCCAAAAGTCGCCTAAGAAATGCGAACACCTGGAGGCCAACAAGAACAAGGCAGCCAAGCACGAAGATCCCCCAAAGAAGGCCCAGGCACTCGACAGCTCGTCTcctcaaaaattaataaaggtAACCGAGgcagaagaaaaagaaaaggaggAAGAGGTGGCTGAGCCGGAGACGACGCCTTCCAGCGCTTTGGATCCGGCTCTGTTGATGGCCCTGAATCTGTCAGTCAAGAAACAGGAGCCTCCACCAGCTAGCACTATAACCAAACCAAAGGTGGCCCGAGCTGCAGTGGAGATAGCTGCTCAGCCAGCGCCGGGAAAACGAGGTCGCcccaagaggtgtcagaacgGAGAGCCGCCAAAGATATCCATGCGCAGATCCTCTCGGCTGGTGGATCACAAAC CTGCATCCCCCGACGAGCCAGGTGGCAAGGCAACTTCCCAGGAGACACAAAAGACATCGAAGGCCCAAGCCAAGGCCACCACGAAAAAGCCGGCCAAGAAGAAGGTAGAGACGAGACCGCCCTCCACGACTCCCATGGGCTCCAGGCTGCCCCTGGTGGCCGAGGCTCAAACCACGCGGGATTCCCCGGACAACCAGCAGCCGCCGCCCGTTCTCCAGGGAATTCCAGAGCAGCCGGACGAACCGCCAAACGATTCGGCGTCCGACCCAAACGATAGCGACTACGAATTGGACTTGTGCATGAGCAAAGACCAGGAGCGTCACCATTTTAGCATCATCTACGAGGACAACGGCTCCAAGCCGGTTAACAGTGTGGCGCGCCAACCGGCTAACTTCTTCAAGAACTACCAGATGCGCCTAATGACAGAGGACGACCAGCTCCACACCATGAGCATAGGCAGTCTGAATCACGTGTTTGTGGGCAAGCCGTTGGTGGTCATCCGGAATATCCCCAAGAAACGGATACGCCGGCTGACCAGCAACAGTGGAGGCGTTGCTACACCAGCAGCCCCCTCGAATCAGCCGACGGCCACATCCACCCCACTAGCCGAGAAGCTAGATGCGAGGTGCGTCTCTTTACCGCAGGACGAAAACGATCTGGAGGTCGCCAATAT AAACACAAATCTCAGCGGAGGCGAAAAATCCGAGGACCTGCAGGACAAGGATAAGAACCAGTCCAGCCACAGTGTGGAGATAGAGGACATTGAGTCGATACTGTCACATCTCCATGGAACCTGA
- the mxc gene encoding treacle protein isoform X1, with product MESIVLHSDVARLVLGYLVNQNLTRAANTLCRTSPHLRHEFLALKQGLQTHNFLNGGLEDIICEHVKITGLVANALQKLPLEARLNLQQLKLSERVNELITSSERSTHSTTNNESSTTGEPSNSHSHRKRMHRHTQSPLDTLSSPSLSKRPRLLPPHFYCSVNREKPKLSFLANKDDQEGDEEEDEGSSTTATEDLEEELASVDGPGPRNNSTPRQVNAAANPLVFTPQTMPELASAIIKDQKFKETLVNNINIALQSVTVTNPTVSCEAVLDGLVKNILEATERDPSFDRIIQEVVSGDDPLELAEASQAPPVLNPAPTVVPVGAQAPMEAITVPDQAEIREPVPPQTPLIIRTAVTAATTGTNADPNFSISKLIVVNANESVQKMPGGESGNLSFTSDGLNLNFGDPTAMLSDADAAQVCVDATTGQLTFPMYLSNGGLLSHFPFLVNNEWVAQQLGPDAFANVEDSHIEISLPEPITLSANQLPPNSIIINSAQKQPPQPPPSEPPAQLIAEENIAQKKEEKNEKEQEHQRTMPQEEQLKLPPASLDSSRQVMERVTPSTAGIINVKAFRSLSTPRKRTSHVRTLTFSPKVGGPLGGALHPTTPLSTRRTGLLAKAKEKPVIKQVEIIQTPTEVSAYESTEGVPPLFAMDMECSNQTVIRAHPPAAPLVATPKRKQKRQAAVKACKRIISQAETEAKPMNKDNDKDNEKGKGKEKNKEEKKPKPKESAENSTAHDDSTEASKENVHEEKEKKLSTESEAGAAEGAATTEADDLMAAWKRQMHGSQNDLENRLREINSKREEAVKTVVRVRRPKKKETPTTGRTKKASILATQQTKKSPPNRKGTQRSGGEPVEKISIKITTPQKPKAVRKKKDSVNKEPPNEEPPPSEPIDLGLPKEQEKLLAPPNMAMLLDTPFKASPRGDAAEGQPGDPAGQGGVSGGSGEGEPAIPPTPGTAILPLDTPYGKIPTSSFLFGSDTKSIMNTPQLSAITPGFRCTPFGQMPGTPLGSAAKTEYSSGSSYYRPDEAEHTDANAQCAIQQWEEMKEKQAEEETEGSDLKNSKEEPPAKDAKEQPSQLDPEPPVVLAVEPTVLRRVRSFGCEAVDSVESATAGSYPSDQQQQPHYKLLRGLPEAIIEGSSNSSSSATSTSSSSSSSSSSSSSSSSSSTSSQSSHGEKEEGELGSADAEKKEEKVESKESEVLLNLDNLSNISSTEDEEWLKTAGVGSGSQSAVLPGLSIDSQPGQLLSQDGEVRYPIRNWLTPSKESQQAQEATKTIGELLARFGDKDPPPPPPVAELPPPPPPAAEFTQPPPPPLPPVSVSESVPPPPPEEQTTPVPGPSQNIKEQRQQLDEKRQRVMAKVKEKEKSQPAKVQGKKTAASKKLTAIRESAKLANPSSQKSPKKCEHLEANKNKAAKHEDPPKKAQALDSSSPQKLIKVTEAEEKEKEEEVAEPETTPSSALDPALLMALNLSVKKQEPPPASTITKPKVARAAVEIAAQPAPGKRGRPKRCQNGEPPKISMRRSSRLVDHKPASPDEPGGKATSQETQKTSKAQAKATTKKPAKKKVETRPPSTTPMGSRLPLVAEAQTTRDSPDNQQPPPVLQGIPEQPDEPPNDSASDPNDSDYELDLCMSKDQERHHFSIIYEDNGSKPVNSVARQPANFFKNYQMRLMTEDDQLHTMSIGSLNHVFVGKPLVVIRNIPKKRIRRLTSNSGGVATPAAPSNQPTATSTPLAEKLDARCVSLPQDENDLEVANINTNLSGGEKSEDLQDKDKNQSSHSVEIEDIESILSHLHGT from the exons ATGGAGTCCATAGTGCTGCACTCTGATGTTGCACGTCTGGTTTTGG GCTACTTGGTGAATCAGAATCTGACGAGAGCCGCTAACACACTGTGCCGCACTTCGCCCCACCTGCGCCACGAGTTTCTGGCCCTTAAACAGGGTCTTCAGACGCACAATTTCCTCAATGGCGGCCTCGAGGACATCATCTGCGAGCATGTCAAGATCACCGGATTGG TGGCCAATGCACTACAGAAGCTTCCCCTGGAAGCACGTCTCAATCTGCAGCAGCTGAAATTGTCGGAGCGGGTCAACGAACTGATTACCTCGTCGGAACGGAGCACCCACAGCACCACCAACAATGAGAGCAGCACTACAGGAGAGCCCAGCAATTCGCATTCTCATAGGAAACGAATGCACCG ACACACTCAATCCCCGTTGGACACCTTATCCTCGCCTTCCCTTAGCAAGCGCCCCCGTTTGCTGCCACCGCATTTTTATTGCAGCGTCAACCGCGAAAAGCCAAAGCTAAGTTTCCTGGCCAATAAGGACGACCAAGAGggggacgaggaggaggatgaaGGCAGCAGCACCACGGCGACTGAGGATCTGGAAGAGGAGTTGGCAAGCGTTGACGGACCTGGCCCGCGAAACAATTCCACGCCTCGCCAAGTCAACGCAGCGGCCAATCCACTTGTGTTCACACCGCAAACTATGCCG GAGCTGGCTAGTGCGATTATCAAGgatcaaaaattcaaagagaCTCTGGTAAATAACATCAACATAGCGCTACAGTCGGTGACGGTCACCAATCCCACCGTGAGCTGCGAAGCGGTGTTGGATGGTCTTGTGAAAAACATTTTGGAGGCCACGGAAAGGGATCCGTCCTTCGATCGTATTATTCAGGAGGTGGTTTCGGGAGATGATCCCTTGGAACTAGCGGAGGCGTCTCAGGCACCACCCGTTTTAAATCCGGCTCCGACAGTGGTTCCGGTAGGAGCACAGGCACCTATGGAGGCCATTACAGTTCCAGACCAAGCGGAGATACGCGAACCCGTGCCGCCACAAACACCTCTCATAATCCGCACAGCTGTTACTGCGGCCACAACTGGCACCAATGCCGATCCCAACTTCTCTATCTCAAAGCTGATTGTGGTAAACGCCAACGAGAGTGTTCAGAAGATGCCTGGCGGGGAGTCAGGCAACTTGAGCTTCACCAGTGACGGGTTGAACCTTAACTTTGGTGATCCCACGGCCATGCTGTCGGATGCGGATGCTGCTCAGGTGTGCGTGGATGCCACAACAGGGCAACTGACGTTTCCCATGTACCTCTCCAATGGGGGCCTGCTCTCGCACTTCCCCTTTCTAGTGAACAACGAGTGGGTGGCCCAGCAACTCGGACCCGATGCCTTTGCCAACGTGGAGGACTCTCACATCGAAATCTCGTTGCCGGAGCCCATTACCCTGTCGGCCAATCAGCTGCCGCCAAACTccatcatcatcaacagtGCCCAAAAGCAACcacctcagcctccgccatcGGAGCCCCCGGCACAGCTGATAGCCGAGGAGAACATAGCccagaaaaaggaggaaaaaaatGAGAAGGAGCAAGAGCACCAGAGGACAATGCCACAGGAGGAACAGCTCAAGCTCCCGCCTGCCTCGCTGGACTCTTCGCGGCAAGTTATGGAGCGCGTTACACCCTCCACGGCGGGAATCATCAATGTGAAGGCTTTCCGCAGCCTTTCCACTCCGCGGAAGCGAACCTCCCATGTCCGTACTCTCACCTTCTCCCCCAAAGTGGGCGGTCCATTGGGTGGTGCCCTCCATCCCACAACACCGCTCTCCACCCGGCGTACCGGATTGCTGGCAAAAGCGAAAGAGAAACCTGTCATAAAGCAAGTGGAGATTATTCAGACCCCCACTGAAGTCAGCGCGTACGAGTCCACGGAAGGTGTACCTCCCCTCTTCGCCATGGACATGGAGTGCAGCAATCAGACGGTGATCCGAGCCCATCCGCCCGCGGCTCCTTTGGTGGCAACTCCCAAGAGAAAACAGAAACGCCAGGCGGCGGTAAAGGCCTGCAAGCGGATTATATCGCAGGCGGAAACGGAGGCCAAGCCAATGAATAAAGACAACGACAAGGACAACGAGAAGGGGAAGGGGAAGGAAAAGAATAAGGAGGAGAAAAAGCCTAAACCCAAGGAAAGTGCGGAAAACTCCACAGCCCACGACGACAGTACAGAGGCGAGCAAGGAGAACGTCCACgaggaaaaggaaaagaagCTGTCTACCGAATCGGAGGCAGGAGCTGCAGAGGGAGCTGCAACCACAGAGGCCGACGATCTTATGGCCGCCTGGAAGCGGCAGATGCACGGCTCCCAGAACGATCTGGAGAATCGGCTGCGGGAGATCAACTCCAAGCGGGAGGAGGCCGTCAAAACTGTAGTTCGCGTGCGGCGGCCCAAGAAGAAGGAGACCCCCACCACAGGAAGGACCAAGAAGGCCAGCATCCTTGCCACTCAGCAGACCAAAAAGTCGCCGCCAAATCGCAAGGGGACCCAGCGTAGTGGCGGTGAACCTGTGGAGAAGATTAGCATTAAGATAACCACACCCCAGAAACCAAAAGCGGTCAGAAAGAAGAAGGACTCCGTCAATAAGGAGCCACCAAATGAGGAGCCACCGCCCAGTGAACCAATAGATTTAGGGCTTCCGAAAGAGCAGGAGAAGCTCCTAGCTCCTCCCAACATGGCCATGCTGCTTGACACGCCTTTCAAGGCATCGCCTCGAGGAGACGCGGCCGAGGGACAGCCAGGAGACCCTGCGGGACAAGGCGGTGTGTCCGGTGGTTCTGGGGAAGGAGAACCCGCCATTCCACCCACTCCGGGCACTGCGATTCTTCCGTTGGATACCCCATACGGCAAGATTCCGACCAGTTCGTTCCTCTTTGGGTCGGACACAAAAAGTATAATGAACACGCCCCAGCTGAGCGCAATTACGCCGGGATTCCGATGCACACCCTTCGGCCAGATGCCGGGCACTCCACTGGGCAGCGCTGCTAAGACGGAGTACTCCTCCGGCAGCTCCTATTACCGGCCGGACGAGGCGGAGCACACGGATGCGAATGCGCAGTGCGCCATCCAGCAATGGGAGGAAATGAAGGAGAAGCAGGCTGAGGAGGAGACGGAAGGAAGTGATCTCAAGAACAGCAAAGAAGAGCCGCCGGCTAAGGATGCAAAGGAGCAGCCGAGCCAACTGGATCCGGAGCCACCAGTCGTCCTAGCTGTGGAACCCACAGTACTACGTCGGGTGCGTTCCTTTGGTTGCGAGGCAGTGGACAGTGTCGAGTCCGCCACGGCCGGCTCGTATCCGTCggatcagcagcagcagccgcactACAAGCTTCTGCGCGGACTGCCCGAAGCAATAATAGAAGGCTCCAGCAACTCCAGCTCCTCGGCGACCAGCACCTCCTCCTCGTCCAGCTCGAGTTccagctccagcagcagctcctCCTCAAGCTCCACGTCGTCACAATCTTCTCACGGCGAAAAGGAGGAAGGCGAACTGGGGTCGGCAGACGCGGAGAAGAAAGAGGAGAAGGTGGAGTCCAAGGAGAGCGAGGTTCTGCTCAACCTGGACAATCTTTCCAACATTAGCAGCACCGAGGACGAGGAGTGGCTCAAAACGGCGGGTGTTGGGTCGGGCTCGCAGAGCGCCGTGCTTCCAGGGCTCTCGATCGATAGCCAGCCGGGTCAGTTGCTGAGTCAGGACGGTGAAGTGCGCTATCCGATAAGGAACTGGCTGACTCCCAGCAAGGAATCCCAGCAAGCACAGGAGGCGACAAAAACCATCGGGGAGCTACTTGCACGATTCGGAGATAAAGATCCGCCACCGCCTCCCCCAGTTGCGGAACTTccaccacctccaccaccaGCCGCGGAATTTACACAACCTCCTCCACCACCATTACCGCCAGTATCAGTATCAGAATCAGTTCCACCTCCGCCTCCCGAGGAACAGACTACCCCGGTTCCTGGACCCTCCCAAAACATCAaggagcagcggcagcagctggACGAAAAGCGCCAGAGAGTAATGGCCAAGGTCAAGGAGAAGGAGAAATCGCAGCCAGCCAAGGTGCAGGGCAAGAAGACCGCAGCCAGTAAGAAGCTAACGGCCATCCGGGAGTCCGCCAAACTGGCAAATCCCAGCAGCCAAAAGTCGCCTAAGAAATGCGAACACCTGGAGGCCAACAAGAACAAGGCAGCCAAGCACGAAGATCCCCCAAAGAAGGCCCAGGCACTCGACAGCTCGTCTcctcaaaaattaataaaggtAACCGAGgcagaagaaaaagaaaaggaggAAGAGGTGGCTGAGCCGGAGACGACGCCTTCCAGCGCTTTGGATCCGGCTCTGTTGATGGCCCTGAATCTGTCAGTCAAGAAACAGGAGCCTCCACCAGCTAGCACTATAACCAAACCAAAGGTGGCCCGAGCTGCAGTGGAGATAGCTGCTCAGCCAGCGCCGGGAAAACGAGGTCGCcccaagaggtgtcagaacgGAGAGCCGCCAAAGATATCCATGCGCAGATCCTCTCGGCTGGTGGATCACAAAC CTGCATCCCCCGACGAGCCAGGTGGCAAGGCAACTTCCCAGGAGACACAAAAGACATCGAAGGCCCAAGCCAAGGCCACCACGAAAAAGCCGGCCAAGAAGAAGGTAGAGACGAGACCGCCCTCCACGACTCCCATGGGCTCCAGGCTGCCCCTGGTGGCCGAGGCTCAAACCACGCGGGATTCCCCGGACAACCAGCAGCCGCCGCCCGTTCTCCAGGGAATTCCAGAGCAGCCGGACGAACCGCCAAACGATTCGGCGTCCGACCCAAACGATAGCGACTACGAATTGGACTTGTGCATGAGCAAAGACCAGGAGCGTCACCATTTTAGCATCATCTACGAGGACAACGGCTCCAAGCCGGTTAACAGTGTGGCGCGCCAACCGGCTAACTTCTTCAAGAACTACCAGATGCGCCTAATGACAGAGGACGACCAGCTCCACACCATGAGCATAGGCAGTCTGAATCACGTGTTTGTGGGCAAGCCGTTGGTGGTCATCCGGAATATCCCCAAGAAACGGATACGCCGGCTGACCAGCAACAGTGGAGGCGTTGCTACACCAGCAGCCCCCTCGAATCAGCCGACGGCCACATCCACCCCACTAGCCGAGAAGCTAGATGCGAGGTGCGTCTCTTTACCGCAGGACGAAAACGATCTGGAGGTCGCCAATAT AAACACAAATCTCAGCGGAGGCGAAAAATCCGAGGACCTGCAGGACAAGGATAAGAACCAGTCCAGCCACAGTGTGGAGATAGAGGACATTGAGTCGATACTGTCACATCTCCATGGAACCTGA